Proteins found in one Crassostrea angulata isolate pt1a10 chromosome 3, ASM2561291v2, whole genome shotgun sequence genomic segment:
- the LOC128178696 gene encoding protein cornichon homolog 1-like gives MAFTFAAFCYILALILTAVLIFFAIFHIIAFDELKTDYKNPIDQCGSLNPLVLPEYFIHILFTFLFITAMEWFTVLLNIPLIIYHIRRYINRPVMSGPGLYDPTTIMNADELNRAQKEGWIKLAFYLISFFYYLYCMIYTLVSG, from the exons ATGGCGTTTACGTTTGCTGCATTTTGCTATATACTTGCACTAATTTTGACTGCAGTTTTGATATTCTTTGCAATATTTCAC ataatagctttcGATGAACTCAAAACAGACTACAAGAATCCAATAGACCAATGTGGAAGCCTCAATCCA CTGGTTCTGCCGGAATACTTCATCCACATTCTGTTTACATTCCTCTTCATCACGGCCATGGAGTGGTTCACGGTGCTCCTCAATATCCCTCTCATTATTTACCATATACGAAG GTACATAAATCGCCCGGTCATGAGCGGGCCTGGGCTGTATGACCCCACCACGATAATGAACGCTGACGAACTTAATCGAGCACAGAAGGAGGGATGGATCAAGCTGGCTTTCTATCTTATCTCATTTTTCTACTACTTATACTG TATGATCTACACACTTGTGTCTGGATAA
- the LOC128176159 gene encoding flap endonuclease GEN homolog 1-like yields the protein MGVKDLWKVLSPVAKKSVPVKSLAGKTLAVDLSGWIVEFRTNQNEPHLYLKTLYQRASRLMKQGVRLVMVADGIAPECKRDAMALRSKEGGVTNSVDRPWFKSIVEKCFEVLKCLGLPCIKAPGEAEAYCAWLDENGLVDGVLTSDSDALLYGARTVYRNLEAQNKFDYAVDLYEMSVIEERLGMTRETLVAMAMLVGCDYDEGIRDIGIEKAQELFRELRSNHKDPFTRIMSWRENQELKKLTNSEEKKVAHCKLCQHKGTKTLHDKEGCHDCSSVKSCDQSSKVTCTCGSVHHQKEKHTLELRYYEKALRNSAFPNKMLVDEYLHANDDLVQPNLNWKPINITSLKKLLSASFEKLKMAELVVQLQMSGQSFHLSKDTTLNPIKILKECKQNFVKCFQVQWSKLASDRTTQDSCYTVTVEQAAFSRLYGEKTQEYRAEVELARKKKEHEKETKKGTKRKNGSLLTDYFKKKKRPSTPESDNGKGNQWNSGYRSKDSPKSEED from the exons ATGGGGGTGAAGGATCTGTGGAAAGTCTTGTCCCCTGTTGCCAAGAAGTCAGTACCTGTCAAATCCCTGGCTGGTAAAACTCTGGCAGTGGATCTAAGTGGATGGATTGTTGAGTTCAGAACAAACCAGAATGAACCCCATCTGTATCTCAA AACTCTGTATCAAAGAGCCAGTCGTCTGATGAAGCAGGGAGTCCGATTAGTAATGGTGGCTGATGGGATAGCTCCAGAGTGTAAGCGTGATGCGATGGCACTGCGCAGTAAAGAAGGAGGCGTGACCAACAGTGTCGATAGACCGTGGTTCAAGTCTATTGTGGAAAAG TGTTTTGAAGTGTTGAAATGTCTTGGATTGCCTTGTATCAAGGCACCAGGAGAAGCAGAGGCGTATTGTGCTTGGCTAGACGAAAATGGG TTAGTGGATGGGGTCCTGACCTCGGACTCGGATGCTTTGTTGTATGGAGCTAGAACAGTCTATAGGAATCTAGAAGCACAGAACAAG tttGACTATGCTGTTGATCTTTATGAGATGTCGGTCATAGAAGAACGATTGGGGATGACAAGGGAGACATTAGTTGCTATGGCGATGCTAGTTGGCTGTGATTATGACGAAGGAATAAGGGACATTGGGATTGAAAAAGCACAGGAGCTCTTTAGGGAACTAAGAAGTAATCACAAGGACCCATTCACAAG AATAATGAGTTGGAGAGAAAATCAGGAGTTAAAGAAACTCACAAATTCTGAGGAAAAAAAGGTGGCACATTGCAAACTTTGCCAACACAAAG GAACTAAAACTCTTCATGATAAAGAGGGTTGTCATGATTGCAGTTCCGTTAAATCATGTGATCAAAGTTCAAAGGTCACATGTACCTGTGGCAGTGTTCATCACCAGAAGGAGAAACATACTCTAGAGCTGAGATATTATGAGAAAGCATTGCGAAACTCAGCATTCCCAAATAAAATG TTGGTAGATGAGTACCTTCATGCTAATGATGATTTAGTACAACCCAACCTGAATTGGAAGCCCATCAACATTACTAgtttaaaaaaacttctatCAGCTTCCTTTGAGAAATTGAAGATGGCAGAACTTGTAGTTCAGCTTCAAATGTCTGGCCAGTCCTTCCATCTGAGTAAGGACACAACCCTCAATCCAATCAA AATACTAAAGGAGTGTAAACagaattttgtgaaatgttttcAAGTCCAGTGGTCCAAGTTAG CCTCAGACCGTACAACACAAGATAGCTGCTATACAGTGACAGTGGAACAGGCGGCGTTCTCCAGACTGTACGGTGAGAAAACACAGGAGTATCGGGCGGAAGTAGAGCTGGCCAGGAAGAAAAAGGAGCACGAGAAAGAAACCAAGAAAG GTACAAAAAGAAAGAATGGATCTCTGCTGACTGATTACTTCAAGAAGAAGAAAAGACCGTCAACACCCGAGTCAGATAATGGTAAAGGCAACCAATGGAATTCTGGATACAGGAGTAAAGACTCGCCAAAAAGTGAGGAAGACTGA